GGAAATCGGCGATCAACCTCGTGGATCTCGACGACGGCGAGGACATCACCGCGGTGGTGGCGACCGACGACCTCGGTGAAGAGGAGTGCCTCACGATGGTCACGCGCGAGGGGTACGTCAAGCGAACCTGCGCGACGGACTTCGAGAACATCCACTCCAACGGGCTGATCGCCACCCGGCTGGAGGAGGGTGACGAGCTCGTCGATGTCGAAGTCACTGACGACGATGGCGATCTTCTGATCGCCACCCAGCAGGGAATGGCGATTCGATTCCCCAAGGACGAAGCCAGAGAAATGGGGCGGAGCGCACGCGGCGTCAACGGAATCAAACTCACCGGAGACGACGCGGTCGCCGGTCTCGTCGCTGCGAGCGACGACACCGACCTGCTGACCGTCACCGAGAACGGGTACGGCAAGCGCACCCCGATGGGCGAGTACCGCACTCAATCGCGCTACGGCAAGGGGCTGAAGGACATCAAGACCAACGAGCGCAACGGACGGGTCTGCACGGTCGAAACCGCCACCGCCGACGACGACCTCGTAGTGATGAGCGAGGGTGGCCAGATCATGCGGACTAGGGTCGGCGACATCTCGACCGTGGGCCGGAACACGATGGGTGTGACGGTGATGGACCTCGACGCTGGCGACCACGTGGCCTGCGTGGACGTTCTCTCCGGCAGCGACTGACTATCTGACGAGTTTCTGATCCGCGAAGCGGCGATTTTCCGTGTTTCGACAAGTGATGTGAGCGACTGCTGACTCGAAGGATTTGCGGGACGGTTTCGGTACCTGGCGGATGAAGGGCGAGCGAACGAAGTGAGCGAGGGCTTCGGCGGTGCTGTGCGGTGGCGGTAGTCACCAGCGGTTGTACCGTGAGCGAACGAGCGTAGCGAGTGAGCGAGCAGGTGTTTTTGATCCACATTTTTGCGAGGAGTGGTGGGCGAGCGAGTGCAACGAGCGAGCGCACCCGACGAAGTAAAAAGGTGGGGTCCGGAAGCGATTTGTGACTCGGGTCCGGAGCGTCGAACGAATGGAACTGTTCGGGTCGAGTGGTATCCGTGGAGTGGCGAACGAGACGGTAACGCCGAGCTTTTGCCTCCGGGTGGGGATGGCGGTCGGCACGGTCGTGGGCGGCGAGCGGGTCGCGGTGGGTCGCGATACGCGCGCGACCGGCGGGATGTTCGCGAACGCGGTCGTCAGCGGGCTCCAGAGCGTCGGCTGTGACGTCGACCGGCTTGGAGCGCTCCCGACGCCGGGCGTCCAGCTGTACGCCGAGCGCGAGAGCGTACCGGCGGTGATGATCACCGCCTCGCACAACCCACCCGAGTACAACGGGATAAAGCTGGTCGGTGCGGACGGGATCGAACTTCCGGTCGCGGAGTTGGAGCGGATCGAAACGGCGCTCGACGAGGATGGGTTCGCCCGCGCACGGTGGGACGAGACTGGCGACGCACGATCGATCGAGGGTGTCCGCGAGGCGTACGTCGAGGAGGTCGTGGACGCGGTTGACCGTGATCGGATCGCCGATGCGGACCTGACCGTGGCGCTCGATCCGGGTCACGGCGCTGGCGCGCTGACCAGCCCGAAGATCTTCCGCGAACTCGGCTGTTCGGTCGTTACGGTGAACGCCCAGGCAGACAGCCACTTCCCCGGACGAGATCCCGAACCGGTGCCAGAGAACCTCGGCGATCTCGGACGATTGGTGCGCGCCGCCGACGCCGACGTGGGGATCGCCCACGACGGCGACGCCGACCGGGCGATCTTCTTCGACGAGCGCGGCGAGTACATCGAGGGCGACGCCACGTTCGCGGTGCTCGCTGCCGGAGTGCTCGACGCCGACGCGACGACGGTCTCGGCAGTCACAGCCTCCCAGCGCCTCGTCGACGTGGCCGACCGGGCGAACGCGACACTCGAACGTACCCCGGTCGGGAGCACGCAAATCATCTCGCGAGTGCGTGATCTCGAAAGCGAGGGACGGTCGGTACCGGTGGCGGGCGAGGGTAACGGCGGCGTGCTCTTCCCGAACTACCGGCTCGCACGCGACGGCGCGTACACCGCTGCACGCTTCCTCGAACTCCTCGTCGACCGGCCAGCGAGCGAGATCGTCGCCGACGTCGGCGACTACCACAACGTTCGGACCACGGTCGACTACGAATCGGACGCCGAACGCGAGGCGCTGCTCGCCACGGTCGCGCGCCACGCCGAAGCGAGTCCGGGCGAGCTCGATACGACGGACGGCTACCGACTCGACTTCGGTGACGCGTGGGTGCTCGCCCGCGAGAGCGGCACCGAGCCCGTCGTCCGGATCTACGCCGAGGCGCGCGAGGCCAGCCGTGCTCACGATCTCGCCGACGATCTCGAGACGGCGCTCGAAGCTGCACTCGCCGACGCATAGCGTTCGTTTCCTCTCTCGGAGTTCGCGCGACCTACATCAGAGCGGTGGGTACTCATCGAGCGCCGCGGCGAGCCGCTCGCGTTCCGTCCGGACTCGATCGAGATCGCGCTCTACCGCACCGCTCGACAGCCGCTCGCGCTCGTTGGCCGTGAGGTCGGCGCGCGCCCGCGCGGCGTTGCGGAGGCGCTCGTAACGATCCTCGCTGGCAAGTGCACGCACCTCGTGAAGCGTGGCGACTGCTTCCTCGGGTGCGAACCGGCCGACGACTGCGACGAGTTCACGGGCCTGCCACCGGAGAACGTCTCCGGGCGGTGGCGGCCAGCCGATCTCGAGCGGGTCGCTGTCAAGGCGTTCGAGGTAGCTCCGGTGGACGGCGACGTGGCGCTTGAGTTCCTGTGGGTCGTCGACGTAGTGAGCGAGCTTCGAGGAGGAGTAATCGGCGTACTCGATCAGCGTCGGGACGGGCTCGCTCCCGACTGAGGTCGTCTCGACGTACTCGCGGAGTTCCGTGGGCGGCGAGGAGAACGCCACGAGGGGATACCGTTCGGTCGTGGCGATCAGGTCGAGAAACTCGCGCGCGCTCGCTTCGCGCTCGAACGTCGCGAACGCATCGGCGACGCGCTCGTCGTACGCGGCGATCGGATCGCGGAGATCGGCCACGGGCGCGTCGAGATCGGCGTCGCCGAGTTTGCGGATGCGTTCCAGTTCGTCGAGACGGGCGTCGAGGTTCCTGAGTCGGTCGTCGACCGCCCGGCGGGCGTCGCGGTACGCCGTGGCCCGGTCGTCGCGCTCGGCGAGGAGATCGGCGAGATCACCAGCGGGCGCGAGCGTCTCGCGAGCGGCCGCGAAATCGCTCTCGGAGAGTCGGCGCTTGTCGAAGCGCTCGGCGGTCGTCTCGAACGCGTCGCGGTGTGGGAGATCGTCGGCGAGGTCGTCGACGAACGACTCGTAGGCCTCCTCGAACTCGATGAACGCCTCGAAGTCGCCCGTTCCGGTGGCGCGGCCGTCGTACCGATCGAGCAGCGTCGTCGCCCGATCGTGGGCCGCCGCGACCGCCTGGACATCGCTCTCGCCGTGATCGGCGATGCGGTCGACGGTCTCTTCGTAGGCCGCGCGGGCGGCTTCGAGCTCGGCGACCACGTCGTTGGACTCGGCGACGGCCTCACTCATAGACGGCGTCGGGATCGAACACACGGTCGCCGACGTGCTCGCCGTCGAGCGTGCGGTAGAAACAGCTTCGGTGGCCGGTGTGACAGGCTCCACCCTCCTGTTCGACGAGGTAGAGCAGCGCGTCGCCGTCGCAGTCGACCCGCACTTCCGTGACGTTCTGGACGTGGCCGCTGGTCGCACCTTTCTGCCAGATCTCCTCGCGGCTGCGCGAGTAGTAGTGGGCCAGCCCGGTCTCACGGGTGCGTTCGACCGCTTCGGGGGAGGCGTAGGCCAACATCAGGACCTCACGAGTGTCGCTGTCCTGGGCAACGACCGGAACCAACCCGTCTGCACCGAAATCGAGTTCGGGGGCGGCTGCCGAGTCCGTCCGGCTCATAGCGGAGATGGCCGCCTCGCGTCCATAGGCTTTTTGTGTCGAACGCCGAGCGCGACGGCGGTTGCGTCGATCGGTCGCCGACCGCAAGCGACAGTTCTTTCGTTCAGCATGCATATTGTTCACAATCATGGGACGATCGTACGATGATCGGTTGCTCGCGCTGTTCGACGACGCTCACCACCGAGGAGAGTGGTAGCGGTGTTCGTCCCCGTCTTGCAGACCTCCGCATCGCTGCTCGTGGTGGTCGTGGCGGTGATCGCAAGCCTCGGGATGGCGTGGGCGCTCGGCGCGTCGTCGAACTCGCCGCCGTTCGCCCCGGCAGTGGGTGCGAACGCACTCCCGACGATGCGTGCGGCCTTCTTCATCGGCGTGTTCGCCGCGCTCGGCGCGGTCGCCCAGGGCGGTAGCATCTCGGAGACGGTGGGTCAGGACCTCATCAACGGCGTCTCGATCACGCCGCTCGCGGCCGCCGCCGGCCTCCTCACCGCGGCGGCATTTATCGCGGTGGGGGTCCAGACCGGCTATCCAATCCCGGCGGCGTTCGCCACGACCGGTGCGATCGTCGGGGCAGGGCTGGGTCTCGGGGGCGACCCCGCCTTCGGCACCTACCAGCGTCTCGGAAGCTTCTGGATCGCAGTCCCGTTCGTTTCCGCGTCGATCGCCTACGGCACCGCGACGCTGCTGCGGCGGGAGGACGTCCCCGACGACGTCGGCGTCCCGGCGCTCGCGGGCGTCGTCGGCGTCATTCTCGCCAACGTTCGACTGGCGATTTTCCCCGGTCCGGACGGCCAGGGAACGCTCGCCGGATTCGTCTCGCGGCGGGTGGGTGGCGGCGTCAGTCTCGTCGGGTCGTACGATCTCGTCGGACTGGTCGTGAGCCTCGCGTTCGGTGCGCTCGTCTTTCTCGCGCTCCGCCGCGAGATGCGCTCGTCGATCGACGCCGGCATCAGGAAGTTCCTGATCGGCCTCGGGGCGATCGTGGCGTTTTCGAGCGGTGGGAGCCAGGTCGGGCTCGCGACCGGTCCGCTCGAACCGCTGTTCGATTCGCTCGGCACCCCAAGCATCCTCCTGCTCGGTCTCGGCGCGACCGGGATCCTTCTCGGAGCGTGGATGGGATCACCCCGGCTGTTGCAAGCGGTCTCGCGAGAGTACTCACAGCTCGGCGTTCGGCGATCGATCGCCGCGCTGATTCCTGGATTCATCATCGCCCAGGCGGCGATCGCGCTCGGCATCCCGATCTCGTTCAACAACATCATCATCTCGAGCGTGATCGGCAGCGGCTTGGTCGTGGGATCGGCCGGCGTTTCCGGCCGGAAGATCGGGGTGACGGTCGCCGCGTGGCTGGCGACGCTCGTCGGTTCGACTGTCGTCGGCTTCGGCTTCTATCGCGCGCTCGCGATGGTGACGGGTGCGTAGCCCGGATGACGCACGTCGAAAAAGGAGTCGAGATTGACGATCAGTCGTCGCTCGGTTCGCCCCCATCGGCGGCGACCGCACCGGTCTCACGAGCCGCTCGGATGTTCGTCAGGCCCATGTATGCGAGCGACAGCGCAAGCCAGACGAGGACCAGAGCGATGATTATCTGTACCACCGTCGATCCCTGCGCGAGCAGGGTTGCGCCACCCTCGCCCCACTGGCCGAGGATGAACTTCTGATAGAGGTTCTGATAGAGCGCGAGATAGAGCAGCGCCGTGGTGGTGACGACGAACATCGCGGCCATCGGCAGGCCGGTCGAGAGCAGCTGTTTCGAGTCCGACCAGTTCGCGAGCCAGACCGTCGCCACCAGCAGTGCGAGCGCAGCGAGGGTCTGGTTCGCGCCCCCGAACAGCGGCCAGAGGTCGGCCCACCGGCCACTGGAGACGAGAATGTAAGCCGGGATCACCTGGAGTGCCGAGGTCACGTAGCGGTTCGTCGCGGCCTTCTGCGTGCTCGTCTCGGGCGTCCCGACGATCTCTTCAAGCATGTATCGACCGAGCCGCACCGCGGTGTCAGTGCTCGTCAGGAGGAAGCTCACGAGCACGAGACCCATGAACGCCGCGGCAGCGGTCTGTGGGATGGCGATTCCGAGCGCGCCCGATGTGGCGTTGAGGATCTCGCCGCCACCAGTGGCGAAGTTCGGTAGCGCGAGCGCGATCCCGCTGCTTGCCGGTGCGGTTGCGTACACCGAGACACAGATCAGTGCAACTGTCGCGAGGAGCCCCTCGCCGAGCATTCCTCCATAACCGATGGTGCGGGCGTCGCTCTCCTTATCGAGCTGTTTCGCCGTCGTGCCGGAGGAGACGAGCGAGTGGAAGCCGCTGATGGTCCCGCAGGCGATCGTCACGAACAGCAGGGGGAACAAGGGTAATCGAGTATCGACGAGCGCACCGCCCCAGAAGCCCGCGTAGGCGGGGAGTTCGATTTCGAGAGTGTTCCCGACGCCCAGCACTGTCCCGAGGATCACCGCGAGCAGTACACCCCCGACGCCGGCGTAGAGAAGGCTCGAAGTCAGAAAGTCCCGGGGCTGGAGCAGGATCCAGACCGGGAGCACGCTCGCGATAAACCCGTAGATCATCACGATGGGGATCCACATGGCGATGTTTGCGCTTTCGAGTACCGGCGGGAGTGGGGTCGACGAGAGTAGCACGATCGTCCCTGCGGGATAGTCGCCAGGGACGATCGCGAGAGGGAACTGGAGGCCGACCCAGATCCCCGCGAAGACCGCGGCGACGAACGCCACGGTCCCCGGCAGGAAGGGTAGGTCGAGTTGGTAGAGGTACACCCCGAACGTCAGCGCGAGCGCGATGTAGATGAGGCTCGCCGTGGCGGCTTGGGGATAGGCGTTGAACACCACCGAAACCACGAGCGCGAACACCGCGACCACGAGGACGATCGTGAGGAAGGCAAACCAGAGGATCATGTCCTTGCCGCGCTCGCCGACGTACTGGCCGATGATGTAGCCGATCGACTTGCCCTCGTGGCGCATGCTGGACGAGAGCGCCATGAAGTCGTGGACCGAGCCGAACAGCGGATTGCCGATCGCAACCCAGAGGAACGCGGGTACCCAGCCCCAGACGACCCCTGCAGTGATGGGGCCAACGATGGGCGCGCCGCCCGCGATCGAGGAGTAGTGGTGGCCGAGGAGTACGGGCTTCGACGAGGGGACGTACTCCTGGCCATCTCGATACTTGTGCGCCGGTGTCTCGTTCTCATCGTCGAGCTCGACGAACTGCGCGAGGTAACGCGAGTAGCCGAGGTATGCGACGGTGAAAGTGGTTAGTACGAGCGCGACGAGCCAGATAGCCTGTACCATGGGGAGCTCTCTCAGAATATAGCGAAAAGACCGTATTAAACGTTGTTCCTTTATTCGCCCCACACACCCAACGATCGTAGCTTCGACTGCATTCGAGTCGGCCTCGATCCTGCCGCCTTATCCGCAACCATTCGACTGACGGTGCACACACACGCAAGCCGTCGATCTGACAAATGGCAGAGCGCTTAAACGACACACAAAACTTATTACAACGTGCCATCGATTGTCATGTAGGACCAACAATGGGCGGTCCGTTGCGTGGCATCACCTTGTAACCGCCGCCCCGTTGGTCCACCCTCCCCCTCCGCTGGTATCACGCCGACTAGCCAAACGAACGTGGATCGTCGCAGAATAGTCGGTTTGATCGGCCGGTCCGTCATGCACAGTCTCATACCTGGGTTCGCCGCTTCCACTCTGGGTGAATTATCAAGTTCAAGTCTAAGATGGACGAGGTACGGCCTCTTGGGTGATGCCACGCGGAACTGAAGGCCGCACCTCTGGTAGTTTATAGGCGCTCTGAGGATATCAACGTAGCATCCGTTGGAGCCATCAGGGCCACAGTGTGCGGGGAACTGGCTGTTCACCGTTCCGGCAGTTTTCAGAACCCGAAAATATCACCTCTCGTTGCCTTGCAAGATGGTTTTCTCGTTCGCTATTGAGTCAGGAGGCGGCTGCACGCGAAGGAGATGTAGTCCGGGTGCGAGAATCGAACCCGCGTCTCAGCCTCCACAAGGCTGAAGGATGACCACTACCCCAACCCGGACACGCAAGCGGGAGTTACCCCCAGCGAATAAAGTACGTTACGACTCGGGCCGCCGCGTTGTCGATACGGTTCCGCGACGCTTTTTGCCGCCTCGTCCGTACACAACCCTACGCGTGGCCATCACCGACAAGATCTACGTCAAGAACCACCGCCGGATCGGGTCCCAGCTCGAGACACGGATCCCGCGGAGCGCGTTCAGTGGTGCAACTCTCGATCTGCTCTACTCCGGCGAGGGGCTCTCGAAACTCGACGACGCAACCCAAGAACGGGTGCTCGACTTCGCCGAGGACTTTCTGGACTGTGACTGCGAGTCGAACCCCTACTGTGGCCACCCCGAGCGGAAGTTCATGCGGTACCTGCTCGATCTCCGCGCCCAGGGGCTCGGTCCCGACGCCATCGTCGACGTGATGGGCGACGAGTACCTCGTGACGGCCTACCCGGGTGACGTCCTCTCCTTCCTCGACAGCTCGGTCCGCACGCTCGAAGCGATGGAAGACCTCGCGAGCGTCGAAGGCGACCGCGAGATGGAAGGACGGGTGAGCGAACGGAAGCGCGATCTGCTCTAACCCAACTTGAACGGCTCTTCGCTGTCGACCTCGTCGTCAAGCTCTTCGAGCTGGATCACGTCCTCGCCGTCCTCCTCCTCTTCGAGGCGCTGGCTGAGCTGGGTGACGTATCGCCGGTGCTCGTCGAGCTGGTCACGGAGATGCTCGGCTTCGAGTTCGAGGCGTTCGTGCTCGCGGACGTAACTCTTCGGCACCTCGACCTTCGGCGGAAAACTCGACCCGCTCTCCGTGGATTCGTCGTCGACCTCGTGTTCCGGGACGACCTGGACCTGACCGTCGTGGGCAACCAGCATGTCGACGTAGTTTCGAAAGACCGCCGACAGCGAGATGTCGCGCTCCTCGGCGATCTCGCGGAGCGTCTCGAAGGCGTCCTCGTTCACCCGAAACGAGATCGTCTTGTTCTTGTTGCCCATCTGGATACAGTTCTTTCGTCCCCGTCGACTTAACCCTTTGTCAGACGCTGGCACTGGCGATCCCACAGACCGAAAGCGAGGCGCGGACTGACGCGTTCAGTCAGCGTCGACCGCGACTTCGTCGTCTTCCTCCAGACTTTCGAGCGCCGACACCGCCGCACGCCGGTAGTTCTCGACCGGCAGATCGTAGCGTTCGGCTGCCATCCGGGCGTACTCGTTGGTGTCGTCGTCGAACGCCTGAATCCGTTCGATCGTCCGCTCGGCGGCCTCAACCACCCAGCGGTCGCGGGCGGCGTCGTCGACCACGGTGATCGACTCGGGGCGCACCGCGACGTTGGTCTCGCCGTCGTCGGTTTCGAACGTCCGGGGTTTGCCCGCCACCGCGACGTATTCCGGGGGTTCGATCTCCCGAAGCGCGCTCGCAGCCTCGGGCTGGTACTGACCGGCGTAGACGTAGAAGGTGCCAGTGGGATCGACCACGCGGCCCTGCCAGTACTCCGAATCCGAACCCACGTCCTCGGTCTCGGTCAGCGTGCCCACGAAGAAGATCCGGTTCGCGCGCTCGCCCGTCGGCAGCAGGAGGTAGACCGGGGCGCGCTCCTCGTCGCTCTCCTTGAACGTCTCGCTGCCGTCGTTGAACTCGCGGGCGAACACGCGCTGGGCGACCTCGCGGGTGGGTGCGCCACTCATCAGAGCGACCTCGCTTTGATCAGCGTCTCCTCGGCATCCGTCGGCCCGCCGAGCCGCTCGAACTCGTTCGCGAGCACGTACCGGCCGAGGGTGGGGCCCTCCACGCGGTAGTATCCACCGAGAACCCCCTCGCGGATCTCGTCGGCCACGACCGAGGTATCGAGCGCGTCCATCGCCATCTCCTTCGCTTCGTCGAGGGAGATGCCGGCGAGTTCCTCTGTGGCCTCCCGGTCGAAGATGGTCTCGTGAACCGCGTTGCCGTCGTCGATCACGGCCTTCACCCGGAGATCGAACTCGCCCTCGACCTCGCCGTGTTCGCTACACCGGCCATTCTGGAGCACTCTCGTACAGTCCTCCTCAGGACATCGCTTGATGAGGCCGCTGCCACGCTGGATGTCCACCAGCGCGCCCTCCACGGTGATGGCGTCGTCACCCGCTTCGAGGTCCTCGTCGAGTTCCTCGATCGTCGTCGTTCGGTTGAGCTTGACCGAGAACTGTCCCTCGTACTCGTCGGTGACGACGTTTTCGAGCCGGTAGACCGATCCCTCTTCGAGCTCGGGGAGGTCCGATTTCGCCCACTTGGTGAACTTGAGAGTCCCGGAAGGATCACCGAGGAGGCCGACCTGGCCGACCGACTCGCTGCGTGGCTCCCAGAGTTGGGTGATCTTCGCCGTGACGTTCACCCACTCTTCGGGCGCGTCGATCGCACCGATCTCCCGATCCTCGCTGTCGCCACCCGACTCGGGCACGTCGAGCTCTTCGTCGAGTTCCTCGATCGTGGTCGTCCGGTTGAGCTTGACCGAGAACCGTCCCTCGTACTCGTCGGTGACGACGTTTTCGAGCCGATAGACCGACCCTTCTTCGAGCTCGGGGAGGTCGGAAGTCGCCCACGCCGTGAACTTCACCGTTCCCGTTTCGTCACCCAGCAGGCCGACTTGGGCGATCGACTCGCTGCGTGGCTCCCAGAGCTGGAGCACCTTCACCGTGAGATCGACCCATTCTTCGGGCGTGGCGATGGTCTCGACGGTGCGTTCCTCGCTCTCGCCACCGAGTTCCTCTCTGTCCATCCCGGCCTCGTCGAGGTAGCTGCTGGTGACACTTCGGCGGGCCTCCTCGGCGGGGACCTTGTACTCGTTCACTAAGGTGTCGAGACGCTCCTCGACGTCCGTGACGGTGATATCTAGCGTATCGGAAAACTGGTCGTGTATCTGCTCCGCGTGCTGTTGTACGTCCGTCATTGGTGTTCACTGTCTCCGCTTTGTTTTCGGTGGGAGACACTCGTGGGTAGGCTCCCGACGGTATAAAAAGTTCCGCGAGCGGAGTGAATGTGAATCCTCGGCCAGTCGACGACCCTTTGTAGCGCGCCGCGCAACCAAGATACATGAGCGACGAGGGGCGCAGCGGGTTTCTCGGGGCGACCGCGCGCGCAGCGGGGCGGCGATTCGCGGCGGCGAAGCGTGCCTATGTCCAGGGACAAGAACGCGCCGACGCCGAGGGCCCCTACGACGAACACGCGAAGATCGTGTGTCGTCGACACGCCCAGAAACGAACCGTCGTACTCGACGGCTACGTCCCCGACTGCTTCGAGGCTGGCCATCCCGACTGTGAGGGCTGTCTCGAAGACATCCGCGAGGGCACCGTCGAGACGTGGTGAGCGAAAAGCAGCTGTCCACTCGGTCGTCGATCTATCCGCCCCAGAAGTTCTCCCGACTCCCCAGCCGCTGGCGGC
This region of Halococcus saccharolyticus DSM 5350 genomic DNA includes:
- the glmM gene encoding phosphoglucosamine mutase, whose protein sequence is MELFGSSGIRGVANETVTPSFCLRVGMAVGTVVGGERVAVGRDTRATGGMFANAVVSGLQSVGCDVDRLGALPTPGVQLYAERESVPAVMITASHNPPEYNGIKLVGADGIELPVAELERIETALDEDGFARARWDETGDARSIEGVREAYVEEVVDAVDRDRIADADLTVALDPGHGAGALTSPKIFRELGCSVVTVNAQADSHFPGRDPEPVPENLGDLGRLVRAADADVGIAHDGDADRAIFFDERGEYIEGDATFAVLAAGVLDADATTVSAVTASQRLVDVADRANATLERTPVGSTQIISRVRDLESEGRSVPVAGEGNGGVLFPNYRLARDGAYTAARFLELLVDRPASEIVADVGDYHNVRTTVDYESDAEREALLATVARHAEASPGELDTTDGYRLDFGDAWVLARESGTEPVVRIYAEAREASRAHDLADDLETALEAALADA
- a CDS encoding DUF7118 family protein produces the protein MSEAVAESNDVVAELEAARAAYEETVDRIADHGESDVQAVAAAHDRATTLLDRYDGRATGTGDFEAFIEFEEAYESFVDDLADDLPHRDAFETTAERFDKRRLSESDFAAARETLAPAGDLADLLAERDDRATAYRDARRAVDDRLRNLDARLDELERIRKLGDADLDAPVADLRDPIAAYDERVADAFATFEREASAREFLDLIATTERYPLVAFSSPPTELREYVETTSVGSEPVPTLIEYADYSSSKLAHYVDDPQELKRHVAVHRSYLERLDSDPLEIGWPPPPGDVLRWQARELVAVVGRFAPEEAVATLHEVRALASEDRYERLRNAARARADLTANERERLSSGAVERDLDRVRTERERLAAALDEYPPL
- the hisI gene encoding phosphoribosyl-AMP cyclohydrolase, which translates into the protein MSRTDSAAAPELDFGADGLVPVVAQDSDTREVLMLAYASPEAVERTRETGLAHYYSRSREEIWQKGATSGHVQNVTEVRVDCDGDALLYLVEQEGGACHTGHRSCFYRTLDGEHVGDRVFDPDAVYE
- a CDS encoding inorganic phosphate transporter: MAWALGASSNSPPFAPAVGANALPTMRAAFFIGVFAALGAVAQGGSISETVGQDLINGVSITPLAAAAGLLTAAAFIAVGVQTGYPIPAAFATTGAIVGAGLGLGGDPAFGTYQRLGSFWIAVPFVSASIAYGTATLLRREDVPDDVGVPALAGVVGVILANVRLAIFPGPDGQGTLAGFVSRRVGGGVSLVGSYDLVGLVVSLAFGALVFLALRREMRSSIDAGIRKFLIGLGAIVAFSSGGSQVGLATGPLEPLFDSLGTPSILLLGLGATGILLGAWMGSPRLLQAVSREYSQLGVRRSIAALIPGFIIAQAAIALGIPISFNNIIISSVIGSGLVVGSAGVSGRKIGVTVAAWLATLVGSTVVGFGFYRALAMVTGA
- a CDS encoding carbon starvation CstA family protein, which codes for MVQAIWLVALVLTTFTVAYLGYSRYLAQFVELDDENETPAHKYRDGQEYVPSSKPVLLGHHYSSIAGGAPIVGPITAGVVWGWVPAFLWVAIGNPLFGSVHDFMALSSSMRHEGKSIGYIIGQYVGERGKDMILWFAFLTIVLVVAVFALVVSVVFNAYPQAATASLIYIALALTFGVYLYQLDLPFLPGTVAFVAAVFAGIWVGLQFPLAIVPGDYPAGTIVLLSSTPLPPVLESANIAMWIPIVMIYGFIASVLPVWILLQPRDFLTSSLLYAGVGGVLLAVILGTVLGVGNTLEIELPAYAGFWGGALVDTRLPLFPLLFVTIACGTISGFHSLVSSGTTAKQLDKESDARTIGYGGMLGEGLLATVALICVSVYATAPASSGIALALPNFATGGGEILNATSGALGIAIPQTAAAAFMGLVLVSFLLTSTDTAVRLGRYMLEEIVGTPETSTQKAATNRYVTSALQVIPAYILVSSGRWADLWPLFGGANQTLAALALLVATVWLANWSDSKQLLSTGLPMAAMFVVTTTALLYLALYQNLYQKFILGQWGEGGATLLAQGSTVVQIIIALVLVWLALSLAYMGLTNIRAARETGAVAADGGEPSDD
- a CDS encoding DUF5814 domain-containing protein, which translates into the protein MAITDKIYVKNHRRIGSQLETRIPRSAFSGATLDLLYSGEGLSKLDDATQERVLDFAEDFLDCDCESNPYCGHPERKFMRYLLDLRAQGLGPDAIVDVMGDEYLVTAYPGDVLSFLDSSVRTLEAMEDLASVEGDREMEGRVSERKRDLL
- a CDS encoding RPA family protein → MSGAPTREVAQRVFAREFNDGSETFKESDEERAPVYLLLPTGERANRIFFVGTLTETEDVGSDSEYWQGRVVDPTGTFYVYAGQYQPEAASALREIEPPEYVAVAGKPRTFETDDGETNVAVRPESITVVDDAARDRWVVEAAERTIERIQAFDDDTNEYARMAAERYDLPVENYRRAAVSALESLEEDDEVAVDAD
- a CDS encoding replication protein A, with amino-acid sequence MKFTAWATSDLPELEEGSVYRLENVVTDEYEGRFSVKLNRTTTIEELDEELDVPESGGDSEDREIGAIDAPEEWVNVTAKITQLWEPRSESVGQVGLLGDPSGTLKFTKWAKSDLPELEEGSVYRLENVVTDEYEGQFSVKLNRTTTIEELDEDLEAGDDAITVEGALVDIQRGSGLIKRCPEEDCTRVLQNGRCSEHGEVEGEFDLRVKAVIDDGNAVHETIFDREATEELAGISLDEAKEMAMDALDTSVVADEIREGVLGGYYRVEGPTLGRYVLANEFERLGGPTDAEETLIKARSL
- a CDS encoding DUF7091 family protein; this translates as MSDEGRSGFLGATARAAGRRFAAAKRAYVQGQERADAEGPYDEHAKIVCRRHAQKRTVVLDGYVPDCFEAGHPDCEGCLEDIREGTVETW